GGCCCTGTCCGCGCATATCGTAGACCAGCACGCGCAGGTGCGGCGACAGGGCGGCGACCTGCGCGGCCCAGCTTCCCGTGCTGGCGATGATGCCATTGTTTAGGATCAGCGTGTCGGGGCCGCTGCCGTGCAGTTCGTAATACAGTTCCGCGCCGTTGGCGGTGAGGGTGGGCATTGCTTAACACTCCTTAGCGCAAAAAATCTCTCTGGCTTCAGTGTAGCACCGGGAGTTGCAGGCCGGATACAGCGTTTCCCCGCCGGGCTGCCCAAAGATCCGTCTTCGGGCGGGGGTTGTTTCCGTCTTTCGGTGGATGTGCCGCGCGGGCAGGTCGCATACCATGAGCGTATCAAACGCGATCGGCCTGTAGGAGCATCCCATCATGGAAACGACCATCGACCGGGTTTACAACCCCGTGCAAAAAGACTATGCCACGTTTTTGAAGACCGCGAGCCAGACCGGCGGCGCACTGACGCTGATCGAGGTGGAGCTGGCTCCGTACGGTGGCAACGCGCTGCACCGCCATTCCGCGTTCAGCGAAGGGTTCGAGGTGCTCGATGGCGAGCTGAATGTGCAAGTCGGCGCGGCGCACAAGCTGCTGCGCGCCGGCGACCAAGCCCTCGTGCCACTCGGCGTCACCCACCGCTTCTACAGCACGTCGGACGCGCTCACCCGTTTTCTGGTCACGATCCAGCCCGGTCACCAGGGATTCGAGGAGAGCGTGCGCATCGCCTACGGGCTGGCAACCGACGGCCAGATGAACGCCAGCGGCGCGCCTAAAAACCCGCTGATTTTGGGCTTG
This sequence is a window from Aggregatilinea lenta. Protein-coding genes within it:
- a CDS encoding cupin domain-containing protein — encoded protein: METTIDRVYNPVQKDYATFLKTASQTGGALTLIEVELAPYGGNALHRHSAFSEGFEVLDGELNVQVGAAHKLLRAGDQALVPLGVTHRFYSTSDALTRFLVTIQPGHQGFEESVRIAYGLATDGQMNASGAPKNPLILGLLAEMSGTEVAGAMGVLRPLISVLARLARRRGLDRALAEKYL